One window of Puntigrus tetrazona isolate hp1 chromosome 14, ASM1883169v1, whole genome shotgun sequence genomic DNA carries:
- the syvn1 gene encoding E3 ubiquitin-protein ligase synoviolin has product MVRAALVTATSLVLTGAVVAHAYFLKHQFYPTVVYLTKSSPSMAVLYIQAFVLVFLLGKLMRKVFFGQLRAAEMEHLIERSWYAVTETCLAFTVFRDDFSPRFVALFTLLLFLKCFHWLAEDRVDFMERSPNISWVFHFRVLSLMVLLGVLDFLFVNHACHSIITRGASVQLVFGFEYAILMTMVLTTFIKYTLHTIDLQSENPWDNKAVYMLYTELFTGFIKVLLYMAFMTIMIKVHTFPLFAIRPMYLAMRQFKKAVTDAIMSRRAIRNMNTLYPDATPEDLQATDNVCIICREEMVTGAKKLPCNHIFHSSCLRSWFQRQQTCPTCRMDVLRASQPNQTPAPAPAQAPAPAAPANAPIPPPVNVAPGMMPQFPPGLFPFWGPFPGAPPPAAPGAQAAPDAPQTSTAATQAQGAESGASSSTQPNADGASAAPGAMPGFPFSMPPPFPSAPWLPMPPPPPFMSSMPPPPSTLSTMSEAELRELEQEGRRGLEARLQCLHNIHTLLDAAMLNIHHYLSTVATLSPPRSESNAGEASTSVNAESSSSAGNTETPSQENEAQSDGSVNGATGFSPPDSTTAADKDRKEGDEDEDDGEPNAAELRRRRLRKLETALENAPDH; this is encoded by the exons ATGGTGCGAGCCGCTCTTGTGACAGCCACCAGTCTGGTGCTGACGGGAGCAGTGGTCGCTCATGCCTACTTCCTCAAGCACCAGTTCTACCCGACTGTGGTATACCTCACTAAAAGCAGCCCTAGCATGGCG GTTTTATACATCCAGGCTTTCGTCTTGGTTTTCCTTTTGGGGAAATTAATGCGCAAGGTGTTTTTCGGGCAACTGAGAGCTGCCGAAATGGAG CATCTGATTGAACGCTCCTGGTATGCGGTGACCGAGACCTGTTTAGCCTTTACAGTCTTCAGGGATGATTTCTCTCCTCGTTTTGTGGCCCTTTTCACTTTGCTGCTTTTCCTCAAGTGCTTCCACTGGCTGGCTGAAGACAGGGTGGACTTT atGGAAAGGAGTCCAAATATCTCCTGGGTCTTCCACTTCAGAGTTCTCT CTCTAATGGTGTTGCTGGGAGTGTTAGACTTCCTGTTTGTCAATCACGCGTGTCACAGCATCATAACCAGAGGAGCTTCAGTCCAGCTGGTTTTTGGATTTGAG TATGCGATTCTGATGACTATGGTCCTGACCACCTTCATCAAGTACACCTTACACACAATTGATCTGCAGAGTGAGAACCCGTGGGACAATAAGGCCGTCTACATGCTGTACACAGAGCTCTTCACAG GTTTCATCAAGGTGCTTTTGTATATGGCGTTCATGACCATAATGATCAAAGTGCACACCTTCCCTCTGTTTGCCATCCGACCCATGTATCTCGCAATGAG GCAATTCAAGAAGGCAGTGACAGACGCCATCATGTCTCGACGAGCCATTCGTAACATGAATACTCT CTACCCAGATGCCACCCCTGAAGACTTGCAAGCCACAGACAACGTGTGCATCATCTGCAGAGAGGAGATGGTGACTGGAGCCAAGAAGCTGCCTTGCAACCACATCTTTCACTCGAG TTGCCTTCGCTCATGGTTTCAAAGACAGCAGACGTGTCCGACCTGTCGTATGGATGTCCTCCGAGCGTCCCAGCCAAACCAGACTCCTGCCCCAGCTCCTGCGCAGGCACCCGCCCCTGCTGCCCCTGCTAATGCCCCCATACCTCCACCCGTCAATG TCGCTCCAGGTATGATGCCTCAGTTTCCCCCGGGTCTGTTTCCCTTTTGGGGTCCCTTCCCAGGCGCGCCTCCTCCTGCTGCTCCGGGTGCGCAGGCGGCTCCTGACGCTCCGCAGACCAGCACCGCTGCGACACAGGCCCAGGGAGCAG AGTCCGGAGCCAGCAGCTCGACCCAGCCAAACGCAGACGGGGCCTCTGCTGCTCCCGGAGCAATGCCGGGATTCCCTTTCTCCATGCCTCCACCTTTCCCATCAGCTCCATGGCTGCCAATGCCTCCCCCTCCACCCTTCA TGTCCTCCATGCCGCCGCCGCCATCGACTCTGTCCACGATGTCCGAGGCCGAGCTCAGAGAGCTGGAGCAGGAGGGCAGGCGAGGTCTGGAAGCCAGgctgcagtgccttcacaacaTCCACACGCTGCTGGACGCCGCCATGCTCAACATCCACCACTACCTCAGCACGGTGGCGACGTTAAG CCCTCCAAGATCAGAAAGCAACGCTGGCGAGGCGAGTACATCGGTGAACGCGGAGTCCTCTTCCTCCGCGGGCAACACGGAAACTCCCAGTCAGGAGAACGAGGCTCAGAGCG ATGGATCCGTAAATGGAGCCACGGGCTTCTCTCCACCAGACTCGACCACAGCGGCGGACAAAGACAGGAAGGAAGGAGATGAAGACGAGGACGACGGTGAGCCCAATGCCGCCGAGTTGAGACGACGTCGCCTGCGTAAACTGGAGACCGCTCTGGAGAACGCTCCTGACCACTGA
- the gpr137 gene encoding integral membrane protein GPR137 isoform X2 yields the protein MQAPVPPSPIKPAVAPSVELGVTVLYTCLYGGLFLVVFVQLWLLLLYRHKRWSYQSIFLFLCLFWAALRTTLFSFYFRNALAANHLSTPAYWLLYCFPVCLQFFTLSLFNIYFTQELLKVRDVFHVEPRKGLWAARCVYVTMSVVFLCVNIVCASLGQHGAGGDTFRLVLLRVLVNDLLFILEAVCLATSLLLLTRSSPPTTPYLRSKGFCRTAVLGAGVILLFSSRACYNLAVLFLSQNHKVEAFDFDWYNISDQADLQSELGDRGYIIFGAVLFIWELLPTSLLILIFRVRQPPQEKSCSPAMCSTRGSRSYFFDDPRGADDDAASLWSHGINPHSSWFGSGETTPLLFNRTQQSDQHHSLYSTPQT from the exons ATGCAGGCTCCGGTCCCGCCTTCCCCCATAAAGCCAGCCGTGGCCCCTTCAGTAGAGCTGGGGGTCACGGTCCTTTACACTTGTCTTTACGGGGGCCTGTTTTTAGTGGTGTTCGTTCAGCTTTGGCTGCTGTTGCTGTACAGGCATAAGCGATGGAGCTACCAgagtatttttctgtttctttgccTCTTCTGGGCAGCGCTTCGCACGacgctcttttctttttatttccgTAACGCCCTCGCGGCCAACCACCTGTCCACTCCGGCCTACTGGCTCCTTTACTGCTTCCCGGTGTGCTTGCAGTTCTTCACGCTGAGTCTCTTCAACATTTACTTCACTCAG GAGCTGCTCAAAGTTAGGGACGTGTTTCACGTCGAGCCCAGGAAAGGACT ATGGGCGGCTCGGTGTGTGTATGTCACCATGAGCGTCGTCTTCCTGTGTGTCAATATAGTTTGCGCGAGCCTCGGACAGCACGGAGCCGGCGGCGACACTTTTAGGCTGGTTCTGCTTCGGGTTCTAGTCAACGACCTGCTGTTCATTCTGGAAGCTGTGTGTCTGGCCACATCTCTGCTCCTCTTAACCCGATCCTCGCCTCCTACCACCCCTTATCTACGCAGCAAG GGGTTTTGCCGGACGGCGGTGCTGGGGGCGGGCGTCATCTTGCTCTTCTCTAGCAGGGCGTGCTACAATCTCGCTGTGCTGTTTTTGTCTCAAAACCATAAAGTTGAGGCCTTTGACTTTGACTGGTACAACATCTCCGATCAG GCTGATCTTCAGAGTGAGCTTGGAGACAGAGGCTACATTATCTTCGGAGCTGTCCTCTTCATTTGGGAGCTGCTTCCTACCAGTCTGCTCATTCTCATCTTCAGAGTTCGTCAGCCTCCTCAAGAAAAG AGCTGCAGCCCAGCGATGTGCAGCACTCGAGGCTCACGCTCGTATTTCTTCGACGATCCTCGTGGAGCGGATGACGACGCGGCTTCTCTCTGGAGTCACGGTATCAATCCTCACAGCAG CTGGTTCGGATCCGGCGAGACGACTCCGCTCCTCTTCAACCGGACTCAGCAGAGCGACCAGCACCACTCTCTGTACTCCACCCCGCAGACCTGA
- the gpr137 gene encoding integral membrane protein GPR137 isoform X1: protein MQAPVPPSPIKPAVAPSVELGVTVLYTCLYGGLFLVVFVQLWLLLLYRHKRWSYQSIFLFLCLFWAALRTTLFSFYFRNALAANHLSTPAYWLLYCFPVCLQFFTLSLFNIYFTQVRRYMKRGRKPTRGLITVLHFDRSCSKLGTCFTSSPGKDFCASLGQHGAGGDTFRLVLLRVLVNDLLFILEAVCLATSLLLLTRSSPPTTPYLRSKGFCRTAVLGAGVILLFSSRACYNLAVLFLSQNHKVEAFDFDWYNISDQADLQSELGDRGYIIFGAVLFIWELLPTSLLILIFRVRQPPQEKSCSPAMCSTRGSRSYFFDDPRGADDDAASLWSHGINPHSSWFGSGETTPLLFNRTQQSDQHHSLYSTPQT from the exons ATGCAGGCTCCGGTCCCGCCTTCCCCCATAAAGCCAGCCGTGGCCCCTTCAGTAGAGCTGGGGGTCACGGTCCTTTACACTTGTCTTTACGGGGGCCTGTTTTTAGTGGTGTTCGTTCAGCTTTGGCTGCTGTTGCTGTACAGGCATAAGCGATGGAGCTACCAgagtatttttctgtttctttgccTCTTCTGGGCAGCGCTTCGCACGacgctcttttctttttatttccgTAACGCCCTCGCGGCCAACCACCTGTCCACTCCGGCCTACTGGCTCCTTTACTGCTTCCCGGTGTGCTTGCAGTTCTTCACGCTGAGTCTCTTCAACATTTACTTCACTCAGGTGAGACGGTATATGAAGAGAGGTCGGAAACCGACCCGGGGCCTAATAACTGTGCTTCATTTTGACAGGAGCTGCTCAAAGTTAGGGACGTGTTTCACGTCGAGCCCAGGAAAGGACT TTTGCGCGAGCCTCGGACAGCACGGAGCCGGCGGCGACACTTTTAGGCTGGTTCTGCTTCGGGTTCTAGTCAACGACCTGCTGTTCATTCTGGAAGCTGTGTGTCTGGCCACATCTCTGCTCCTCTTAACCCGATCCTCGCCTCCTACCACCCCTTATCTACGCAGCAAG GGGTTTTGCCGGACGGCGGTGCTGGGGGCGGGCGTCATCTTGCTCTTCTCTAGCAGGGCGTGCTACAATCTCGCTGTGCTGTTTTTGTCTCAAAACCATAAAGTTGAGGCCTTTGACTTTGACTGGTACAACATCTCCGATCAG GCTGATCTTCAGAGTGAGCTTGGAGACAGAGGCTACATTATCTTCGGAGCTGTCCTCTTCATTTGGGAGCTGCTTCCTACCAGTCTGCTCATTCTCATCTTCAGAGTTCGTCAGCCTCCTCAAGAAAAG AGCTGCAGCCCAGCGATGTGCAGCACTCGAGGCTCACGCTCGTATTTCTTCGACGATCCTCGTGGAGCGGATGACGACGCGGCTTCTCTCTGGAGTCACGGTATCAATCCTCACAGCAG CTGGTTCGGATCCGGCGAGACGACTCCGCTCCTCTTCAACCGGACTCAGCAGAGCGACCAGCACCACTCTCTGTACTCCACCCCGCAGACCTGA